From the Pontiella agarivorans genome, one window contains:
- a CDS encoding alpha-1,3-galactosidase-related protein produces MKMMKQRRFMVAALTLFSAQVWAGGSSPKVVNVADHGIVPGRDVSADVNRLLEAVKGKKGVTLYFPKGVYEFKPENAVEKYRAVTNHDNSLKRLAFPLFGFSDFTLDGGGSTFLFHGRICPITLDGSSGVTLKNFTIDWDTPFHHELKVVERNEAANTFVAEISPMKYGFEVRDGELWLGHRSWQDQLGQNIPYDPKTGAPYWDTRRYMLNRKRARAKKVGENRVELKNATREAPPIGAVLCTYGNGPTNRLAQAIHIDRSKDTYIENVTVLAGGGMALIAERAENVHLNGFVVTSADGRTLATRADATHFLGCKGLVKLENCRLEHMADDGINVHGAYIKVNEYQGNKTFLCEISHRQQKGLVFCEPGDRVAITSRETVLPLYETTVEQVEILDESYLSITVADVPEKIPSGPLSMENITWYPDVIMRNNIIRDNRARSALITTKGRVLIENNYFSSQMHGILIEGDNKAWYESGGVRDVTINNNVFENIGYGTGEHYPLYAAPLYLPEQHHGDDQYHWNIRFTNNKIKSYNGLLAHASTVKGLVLSGNIIELSKDYPNGCELPAVDLDYCRDAVIENNTFKGFEDTMKVEQKGRCRGVVVQKNSGLSG; encoded by the coding sequence ATGAAAATGATGAAACAGCGCCGCTTTATGGTTGCGGCATTAACGCTCTTCTCCGCCCAGGTCTGGGCGGGGGGCAGTTCGCCGAAAGTTGTGAATGTGGCCGACCATGGGATTGTTCCGGGGCGGGATGTCAGCGCCGATGTCAACCGTTTGCTGGAAGCCGTGAAAGGGAAGAAGGGCGTTACGCTCTACTTCCCGAAAGGGGTTTATGAGTTCAAGCCCGAGAACGCGGTCGAAAAATACCGTGCTGTGACCAATCACGACAACAGCTTAAAGCGCCTGGCCTTTCCGCTGTTCGGATTCTCGGATTTTACGCTCGATGGCGGCGGTTCAACGTTTCTGTTTCATGGACGCATCTGCCCGATTACTCTGGACGGTTCATCCGGGGTAACTCTGAAAAATTTCACCATCGACTGGGATACGCCTTTTCATCATGAACTCAAGGTGGTTGAACGCAACGAAGCTGCGAATACCTTTGTTGCTGAAATCAGCCCCATGAAATATGGTTTTGAAGTCAGAGATGGCGAGTTGTGGCTGGGACACCGCAGCTGGCAGGATCAGCTCGGTCAGAATATCCCGTACGATCCGAAAACGGGGGCTCCTTATTGGGATACGCGGCGTTATATGCTGAATCGTAAAAGGGCCCGCGCCAAAAAGGTCGGAGAAAACCGGGTGGAACTGAAGAATGCAACCAGAGAGGCCCCGCCGATCGGAGCCGTATTGTGTACCTATGGCAACGGGCCGACAAACCGCCTGGCCCAGGCGATTCACATTGACCGCTCTAAAGATACCTATATCGAAAACGTTACCGTGCTTGCGGGCGGGGGAATGGCGCTGATTGCCGAGCGTGCTGAAAATGTTCATCTGAACGGATTTGTGGTTACTTCGGCCGATGGCCGCACGCTCGCCACCCGCGCTGATGCGACCCATTTCCTCGGTTGCAAGGGACTTGTGAAACTTGAAAACTGCCGGCTGGAGCACATGGCGGATGATGGAATTAATGTTCACGGGGCCTACATCAAGGTCAATGAATACCAGGGGAATAAAACATTCCTCTGCGAAATCAGCCATCGTCAGCAGAAAGGGTTGGTTTTCTGTGAGCCGGGCGACCGGGTTGCAATCACGTCGCGGGAAACGGTACTTCCGCTATATGAAACGACCGTTGAACAGGTTGAAATTCTTGATGAATCGTACCTCTCAATCACCGTTGCGGATGTTCCGGAGAAAATTCCTTCGGGGCCGCTCTCAATGGAAAACATCACGTGGTATCCGGATGTGATCATGAGAAATAACATTATCCGGGACAACCGCGCACGCAGTGCCTTGATTACAACCAAGGGCCGGGTGCTGATCGAAAATAATTATTTCTCATCTCAGATGCATGGCATTCTGATCGAAGGGGATAACAAGGCCTGGTACGAATCCGGCGGCGTTCGCGATGTTACCATCAACAACAATGTGTTTGAGAATATAGGGTATGGAACAGGGGAGCATTATCCGCTATACGCTGCGCCGCTGTATCTGCCGGAACAACACCACGGTGATGACCAGTATCACTGGAACATTCGGTTTACCAACAATAAAATCAAGAGCTACAACGGGCTGCTGGCCCATGCTTCAACTGTAAAAGGTCTGGTTCTTTCCGGGAACATCATCGAGCTGAGTAAAGACTATCCGAACGGGTGTGAACTGCCCGCCGTTGATTTGGACTACTGCAGAGACGCGGTGATTGAAAATAACACGTTCAAGGGTTTTGAAGATACGATGAAAGTGGAGCAGAAGGGCCGTTGCCGCGGAGTGGTTGTGCAGAAAAACAGCGGACTTTCCGGGTGA